The Pleuronectes platessa chromosome 13, fPlePla1.1, whole genome shotgun sequence genome includes a window with the following:
- the LOC128454012 gene encoding uncharacterized protein LOC128454012 produces the protein MSDEKPGDTDRRGAEKETPPIKDVGRKLRDALKQQLAIIHERVEAKKLAKLALAEVRQLLAREEEEEKLDLGRKDMTARVKERVSARLKEEEEKMEKEEIENALEKLRKEKAKQQDEINTEEGNDKKDSEKSKNGVENEEGAGRKAQEEKGRGRKSGKEKRKKTKDGGGKK, from the exons ATGTCAGATGAAAAACCAGGTGacacagacagaagaggagctgagaaAG AGACCCCTCCAATAAAGGATGTGGGCCGGAAGCTGCGGGATGCTCTAAAGCAGCAGCTGGCAATCATCCACGAACGTGTGGAGGCCAAGAAGCTCGCCAAGCTGGCCCTGGCTGAAGTCAGACAGCTCCtggccagagaggaggaggaggagaagctggatcTGGGTAGGAAGGATATGACAGCCAGGGTGAAGGAAAGAGTCTCTGCCAGgctgaaggaggaagaggagaagatggagaaagaagAGATAGAGAATGCTCTGGAGAAACTAAGAAAGGAAAAGGCAAAACAACAGGATGAGATAAATACAGAGGAGGGCAATGACAAGAAGGACAGCGAGAAGTCAAAGAATGGTGTAGAGAATGAAGAGGGGGCAGGAAGGAAAGCACAGGAGGAGAAGGGTAGAGGGAGGAAATCTggcaaagaaaaaaggaagaaaaccaAAGACGGAGGAGGCAAGAAGTGA